In one window of Haloprofundus halophilus DNA:
- a CDS encoding 50S ribosomal protein L32e: MADDEPETLEEISGVGPSKAEALQEAGYESIEDVKAASQSELADVEGIGNALAARIKADVGGLEVSEETEAEVEDEGEPEADEADEDVETELRPRGHADKTPSLDDETARALGQKHREGMPAFRRQKYHAKKRVPESWRKPRGGLSKQRRGIKGKGSMVEAGYRTPKAARGLHPSGFEEVYVHNVGDLEDVDGDTQAVRIASKVGARKRERIEDVCEDREIRVLNPTYVEVEVDQ, encoded by the coding sequence AAGAGATCAGCGGCGTCGGGCCGAGCAAGGCCGAGGCGCTGCAGGAAGCCGGCTACGAGTCCATCGAGGACGTGAAGGCGGCGAGCCAGTCGGAGCTCGCCGACGTCGAAGGCATCGGCAACGCGCTGGCGGCCCGCATCAAAGCGGACGTCGGCGGACTCGAAGTCTCCGAGGAGACCGAGGCCGAAGTCGAAGACGAGGGCGAACCCGAAGCCGACGAGGCCGACGAGGACGTCGAGACGGAGCTCCGTCCGCGCGGCCACGCCGACAAGACGCCGAGCCTCGACGACGAGACGGCGCGCGCGCTCGGGCAGAAGCACCGCGAGGGCATGCCCGCGTTCCGCCGCCAGAAGTACCACGCGAAGAAGCGAGTCCCCGAGTCGTGGCGCAAGCCGCGCGGCGGACTCTCCAAGCAGCGACGCGGCATCAAGGGCAAAGGCTCGATGGTCGAAGCGGGCTACCGCACGCCGAAGGCCGCCCGCGGTCTGCACCCGAGCGGCTTCGAGGAGGTCTACGTCCACAACGTCGGCGACCTCGAAGACGTCGACGGCGACACGCAGGCCGTCCGCATCGCCAGCAAAGTCGGCGCTCGCAAGCGCGAGCGCATCGAGGACGTCTGTGAGGACCGCGAGATTCGCGTCCTCAACCCGACCTACGTCGAAGTGGAGGTCGACCAATGA
- a CDS encoding 50S ribosomal protein L19e, with translation MTDLSAQRRMAADVLDVGKSRVWFDPDEQAEIAEAITREDIRDLVDSGTIRAKDAKSNSRGRARERQAKREYGHRSGPGTRKGKAGARRDSKDEWMSRIRAQRARLKELRDDGPLNRTQYRELYNKASGGEFDSVDRLEAYARNNYEIELEDQ, from the coding sequence ATGACGGATCTGAGCGCACAGCGACGCATGGCCGCCGACGTCCTCGACGTCGGCAAGAGCCGCGTCTGGTTCGACCCGGACGAACAGGCCGAGATCGCCGAAGCCATCACGCGCGAGGACATCCGCGACCTCGTCGACAGTGGCACCATCCGCGCGAAGGACGCCAAGTCCAACTCGCGCGGACGCGCCCGCGAGCGGCAGGCCAAACGAGAGTACGGCCACCGCAGCGGCCCCGGCACCCGCAAAGGGAAAGCCGGTGCGCGGCGAGACTCGAAAGACGAGTGGATGAGCCGGATTCGCGCCCAGCGAGCCCGACTCAAGGAGCTGCGCGACGACGGTCCGCTGAACCGAACCCAGTACCGCGAGCTGTACAACAAGGCCAGCGGTGGGGAGTTCGACAGCGTCGACCGCCTCGAAGCGTACGCACGGAACAACTACGAAATCGAACTGGAGGACCAATAG